The Phaseolus vulgaris cultivar G19833 chromosome 5, P. vulgaris v2.0, whole genome shotgun sequence genomic interval GAGCTATGCGATCAATCTGGTACAGAAATTATTGTTGATCAGAGAATCATAGATCCAGAGGTAATACATTAATTAGTTAAAGAAACAGATCCGAAAGAAAACTAGAAGGGaaagaaaaaagtgaaaatTCACATCTGTATGTAAAAGTCACTTGAGAGGTAAAAGTCTCTTATCCCTCCTCCTAGACAAGAAATGTGTTGAAGAAAAAGATTTAATTGAATTGACAGAAACCCCTCCCCCAAAGATTTCCTTTCACAGAGAATGTCTTCTTTGATCATGTGCAAAGCTCAATTCTCAATGGATACAAGATTGAATGAATCCCCTTCCTCTACATTCGTCTATTTCTTTACCCCCTCCCTTAACTAACTAGTATCCTAACCTAACTGTTTCAGCTAACTTCCCTTCATCTTCCCAAACTCCTAACACAATGTTTACATGTTTTAACTATAGATCTTGAGGACTCcagctactaatatttttaatcaaattagagatatttttcaattttcttgGAATGATTGCACAAGAAACTCCACTCAAATTCTTCACCCAAATTCCCTTCCGCAGAAATATCCAACAAGGGTCAGTAACCCTTATTAATCTGTtgtaatacatatatttttatagcTCAGTGGTAAGCATGCATTATATATAGATACCTCATGTGCAGCATAAATCTCAGTATTAAAACCAATCTCTTCACCATTTTCATTGGTGTCAAAGCCCCTGGGTTTTCCAAAATAGATACCTAAATAACAACAGAGCAGCAACAAGATTAGCCAGCAAATTAAGTGCACATATCCACATTTAAAGAAAATGGATGAAGATTTAACACTCCAAATTCTAAATATTATAGAATCACATCACCACAGACCTCCAGTGAGCTCCCTTACAACCATGAGATCGACCCCTTCAGCAACCTCTCTCTTCAAAGTTGAAGCATCCACTAACTACAGAAGAATTAACACAAAGTAAAGCCACACCAGAGATGGGTTGAAAACTATTAGGAAACAGcaaaaaaaatcttcattaaCACGCATTTATCACATCATAAAGTGTACCCTTTATTTCTCATCCATCAGACTGCATGCATGAGAAAATGCAGTATGAAGAAGTTGTTACCTGAGGAAATACAGACGCCGGTCTGAGATTTGCAAATACTTGAAGCTCTTTACGAAGCCCGAGCAACGCAGTCTCTGGCTTGAGATGCTTCTCGTTGTTATCCCATTTATAACTTCAAGCAAATTCAATTCAAAATGAGGAGGCACAAagcaataacaaaaaaaaataggtaaagaaaaaaaaaagtgaagtaCCCTCCAACAGCACCAAGCAGAACAGCATCAGATTCCTTGGCGGCAGAAAGTGTCTCATCGGGTAACGGCACTCCCGTGGCATCCAACGCAGCTCCACCTATAAGCCTCTCTCGGAAATCGTATTTGATCCCTGCTTTGACAACACAGCAATAGTTACCTACTCCAAATTGAAAATGTTGAGGTTACGAAGAGAGAGCGTGCCGTACCTTCGAGAGAACCGGCGAGGAGAAGAACGTCTTTGGCGACGGAGATGACTTCGGGGCCGATACCGTCGCCGGGAAGGAGAGTGATGGTGTAGGAACGCGGCGACTTCGACGGAGGGGGCGCGCCGGAGCAACTGAGAGGAGTGAACCTCCGTAACGAGAATGAAAGAGAGGGTTTCAGTGGTTTGAATTGGAGAAGTTGCAGAGAAGCAGCCATTTTCGTTTTCTTCTCGATTCACAACAATTTTGCCTCACTCAACTCAAGGTTAAGGACTCTTCTTTCTTCCCCCTTTCGGTATGAAGAAACACAGTTTGgctatttttatttgaatcattattaaaaaaatatattttattgaatatttaaaacatttttcaattttatttaaatatattgagCTTTGATTTTGTCTTAATAAAATGGTgtgaatattattttcattttttccatTTCTAATTTATCTCTTAATTcggttttttctttaaaaataactaaataatattttaaatatttaatagaataatttttttaataaaaattaataacctATATAATAATTGACTGCATCAAGGCTATATTTCACTATATATGTATGAATATATagatttttaaaagattttttaaaaatgaaattatttttaaaaatattttgtaattttgattTCAAATAGTTTGTAAATTTCTAAGTCTAAGAAGTATTTGAGATAATCAAGGACctccaatttgaataagaaacTTAATATTAATTGTGCTTTATTAGTATGAGAAATTAGAGTATGATAGAATGATGTTGTCCACAAAGACTAACAAAATGACCAATGAAGAACTAAAATCACGAGTGAAGTAATAACTTTTAGATTAAGTAAACCATGTTGCATTAATGTTGAGGAAAAGTTGTAAAACCATTATTTATAGGTTTGTCTTTAAGTTGAACCAATGGTGAGAAATTTATCTCATCGTGTTGTATCTAGTCTTTGGCTGCTAATCAAGCTTTGTGTCTATCAATTGAACCATCAACATtgtatttcaatttaaaaacttatttgCATCCTATGAAATGTTTACTTTATTAACCAAAGACCAACTATCATTATCTTCCAAAACCTTAATCTTTTAAGTCATGACATCTCTCTATTTAGGATAAGAAACTACATGATGATAAGCTGATGCTCATAAGTAGTGAAAATTGATTGATAAATGTTTTGTACTTTTGATTGAGTTTGTCCACggaataaattttttgaatggATAAGGGTGTGAAGTGTTAAATCACACATAGTCAAACAAATAGGAGTGTTTTTTGGATACTCCAAATGATATTCGAATATGgacttcaaattcatcaatattAGACATTGATGTTTTAAATGAATAATGAGACTCATTAGAGTGATGAACAATAGTTATATTTGAAGACAAATTGTCACTAATGGGTAAAGGAATTGTTGTATCATCATTAAAAAATGAACAATCTATAGATTTTGAAGGAAATattatttcatgaaaaaaaaatgtcccttgaaataaaaaaaataaaattattcggTTTCTAGATTGTAGAATTTGTATCCCTTGTAGCCTTTGGGATAACCAAAAAAATGGATGGAATGATGCAActaaatttgtttcttaaagtggacaaattttaatgatttttaatcaGGTTTAGATCCATATAGAACCTGATAAGATggtttttattataatactaGAGGAAACCCTATTACTTAGAAAGACAAAAGTGAATACACATCCCCTATCACAattgaattgaaaaaataaagtttatgcCACATTCAATAGATATTGATGTTTTCTCTCAACTATTGAGTTTTATTAAGGCGTCTCCACGCACAAAATTTGTTGTAGAGTGTCTTGTTCTTCTAGAAAATCAGATAGAGCAAGCTCTTTTGCATTATCAAACCCGAAACActtaaccatttgaaaaaatgttttataaaacTGACAACTTCATATTTATGTACAAGTAAAAGTACCAAATAAAACAATTACAATCATCCATCAAAGTTAAGAAAGAACGTTTGTTATTATAAgtaaaattatgataaaataacCAAATAATATATCAAATAATGATTGAGAAAAGTTATCATAGTGAAGGATAATCTCCTAATTTTTCATATTCATCTTATTATATtgctattatatataatatatgaaagtcgcggaatttgtatttttttttacgtactattttattgttttaaagattttttttaacagtCTTTGTCCCGATACAAATGAATTATATTAAAGAAAGTGTGGATAGCAAGTAAATCTTTAAAGATGCAACCTTTTTTCTGCTTCatcttatttataaatttgtttcctgaaataatttatattttatttacgtATAATTCTGTAACTCGtagaattttgtattttttatctcaatgttctttaattttatgtttaaacACTACAAAAACcatcaaattataataaattttagaaaccaaaataattagttactatttaatttaattagagatcattttaaaaattaaaaaaattattggtatctaaaatagtttttattattaataaaaatttataaagtagtttttaaattagtatctaaccaTTAGTTACTAAGTTTTAGCTTAGATtctaaataagtttttaaaagattaatttaaaatctaaaatattaacaattaaaattttgataattaatttaaatactaatgtaaaatttattttatatatttttattaataataaaaattattttaaatacaaataattttttagttattaaaatgatatttaatttagttaatatagtgattaattaattttgattgttatttaatgaatttatttatgtttgaaGTTTGATTTAAAACTTGAAAATAGTTGTCTTTAGATGTTTTTATACTTGATTGGTATATTATCCTCCAATGTGAGTGTTTTCCATGGAAAGGGTGAAAGAATAATAATTTGAGTGTGTTACCAAATGGGGATAAGTTTGTATGTGATATTTGTGGATATACAATTACAACATTAAAGAGAAGAGGGACCGGTTTTATCTCATGCTACTCTGCTTCACACACTTCGCTGTTTTTGTTCTGTCCAAATGTATAAAGTCCCACCCAACAACATTATCGGTTGATGTCCCAACGGATAAAGAAACCATTTTTATGCCCTCCCATTTCATTATCTAACTTCTCCCTTCTTCTCTCTTCCTCAACTTCATAATGGCTGTAGCCATGGCTCCTTGCAGTCTTGGACTTCATTTGGGTGCTGAAAAAACCACTGTCTTCAAGCCCTCCTCTGTTTCTGATGTTGCCAAACTATGTTACATTACTCACAAAACAAGGTATATATTCTAACTCTAGCTTTCGGTTGCTTCTGTTGTGTTCACAGTTTCGGCTTAATGCTTCACTTCATGTAATAGTTCAATCAAAAGTATGATCTCATAATTAAGTTAATGGTTAGGCTGAAAGATATGTTCAATTTGTGGAAGAATTGTAAAAGTTGGCAAGTGAAGTGAGTGTAAAGCTGCTAGGAGTGGACCCCAATGATTTGTGTTAATTGTATGTACCATTTTGTCAGATTATCATCTTCAGGAATAACAATCATCCCACGAGCATCAACAGTTACTGGTACTGTGGAGGTATATATCTAGCAAAATCAAACAATATATATGTATTGCATGTGAATATATAGGCACAAACTAGTTCATTTTTCTGATGCTTGCTGATGAGTCTCATCACATTTGATTCAACTTTTGTGTGGTGGAGAACAGGATGGGAGTCAGGGAGAGGCTGATACAATTCCAACTCCGATAGTTATAATTGATCAAGATTCTGATCCTGATGCAACGGTGGTCGAGATAACCTTTGGTGATCGTCTTGGGGCCCTTCTTGATACTGTAATTGAATTCACTCACTCTCACTCTCTTTCTATGTACTTTCATTTTTGGATGATGAAACTGAGTATAAGCTATGTACTGAGAATATTGCAGATGAATGCGTTGAAAAACTTGGGGCTGAATGTTGTTAAGGCAAATGTGTTTTTGGATTCTTCTGGCAAGCACAACAAGTTTTCCATCACAAAAGCGTAAGGACTGTGTCAGTAATAATGCATACAACATTGTAGAAccaattatttgtttaaaaagcAAGAGGGTAGGTTTCAAATTCAATGCTCTACCATTCATCATAGCTAGATTGCAAATAACCCTTTATCATAGTAGAAGTTGTCGAGATAGCTTCTAATCATGTCTAATATTTACAGTGAAATAGCCTTCAGAATTGGCTtctgaaattaaattaaactgtATATTTGATTGACTGTGTTAGTGGAGCTTTGTTTGCAGTGATTCCGGTAGAAAAGTGGAAGATCCAGAGTTATTAGAGGCAATCCGTTTGACAATTTTAAATCAAATGATTCAGTATCACCCGGTATGTGTTTTCAGAAACTCTACTCATTCTTGTCTTATCTTGAATGAAGCATGCATGCATGGTTTGGTTAGAAAGAAAGAGGAATTAGAGTTAATTTGATTCAAAATGGTGGTGAAGGAATCAAGCGCCCAATTAGCTCTGGGAGCAGCTTTTGGACTTGTGGCTCCATTGCAGCAGGTGATGATCAAAACTCTTACTCTTCAATTAAAACTTCCACCCTAAACGAAATTCTGTAGTTTTAGGATTTGAAATCCTATTGGAGATCCACATCGATTATATATTTCATTCTTTATATCTGCATACCAACCTCACCACATAAATTGgttttatttaattgaattatacttaaagttcactttttaatatgatatcattTAAAACTTATCGTTATTTGTTGTATCGTGTCATCCCTTTCATGTCATTTTCGGACTATCCATATCATATATGCAAAATTGGTTATTTGAGATCCCTTGCTTTGTTAATGGTGGAACCTGGTCTAAATTTTGTTAACATATTTCAGGTTGATGTAGAGATAGCAACCCACATAACCATATTTGATGATGGCCCTGATCGAAGGTGCTGCTTAGTGGAAACTCACATTAATTAGCAGCAAGAGAAGCATAATTTTATCAATGAATTTGGGTTTTGTTTTTGCAGTTTGCTGTATGTGGAAACAGCTGATCGACCTGGATTACTGGTGGATCTTGTAAAGATCATTACTGACATTAACATTGCTGTTGAATCAGGAGAATTTGACACAGAGGTAATAAGCTAACTAAACTAATCATATATTAATTACTTTTCCACTGCTAAACATTGAACTTCAAATCAAACTTAGGGGCTCTTGGCTAAGGCAAAGTTTCATGTGAATTACAAGGATAAAGCTCTCATCAAGCCTCTTCAGCAGGTAAACACTTTTTCTTTGAATTTGTTGCAGCATTCATGGATTGTGATTAAAGTGATGTGGTTATTATATTGTAGGTTCTTGTTAACAGTTTGAGATATTTCTTGAGGCGACCTACAACTGAGGAATCCAGTTTTTGAGTGGCAATCATCACAAGTTTCAACAACTGCAACAAATCTTATATTCCCTCTCCAATATAATTGCACCATGCATCTATTCTTCTCCATTTATCCTGCTTTTACTCATCAAATCTAATAAACCAACATATCTTTGCAAAGTGAACATTGTCAATTTATCATTTTAAGGTTGTCctgtttttttacattttagatTGATTTGCTTCCTCTTACTTAATTAGACATATATAAGAACAGAGGATATTAGGGTTGacttttttggttttttttacCATTCCTCATTTGTGtacatacaaaataataaacacACAAAAGAAAATAGAGCAAAATAGAATAAGGATATCAAGAAATTTTTATCAAAAGAAAACCTTTTCCAGTTTTTTACTAAGATTTTTAATCTCACACTATTGGGAATATCAATTTTCTATGTTGTTTATCTCACttgtttgcattttttttcCTCACTAGTCTTCTTTGTATAGAGAAGGAGAGAAAACTCCCTTATAAAGAGATAATAGATAATTAATATTGGTtacttaataatataaaaattataaaaaaaattgttaaaagaaCAAATAATCAATGATGCTTGTAtctctaaataaaataataattcaaaattaatatatattctaaaaattatattgaacacaaaaaaaattatcatcagAAAATGGAATGAGCACAGCCATAATCACACAACAATGACTTTACAAAGACAACAATTATCAATTATCAAGAGTATCTCTTAAAGTGGTGAACTAATGTATTGTTTGGTTGAGATAATTTAAAAGGAATTATTTGAGTTTATTTTGTGAGGATTGTGTATGTTTAGAATAGATTATTTGAAATGTTTTgtaaagaaagtaaaaaaatgaGTGTTAGATGAGAAGAAAATGAAGGATTAAAAAGGATAGTTGATAAATTACTAATTTACTCTTGTGTCTTCTTTCTAAATTGGCATGACTTTTGATCACTTTATATAAATCTTCTGCTGCTACAAAAAAGCACTGCAATCCTTCCTCTTCTCTGTTTTACACATAATCTTTCCTGTTTTAACTTGTTAGTCTCTTAGATTCGTCCTATATAATACATAGTTTCTATGcatatgttttaaaattttggaaaTTACTTTTTGCACCCCATAACTTTTTCATTCAATCTTATACtttaaaaattccaaaattatcTATGTCAGATTCCACCATCTacaatacaaaatttgtattttgaattgagATGTGTTATGGAATTTTGCACCCCATAACTTCTTCATTCACTCTTATACTttaaaaaattccaaaattatcTATTTCAGATTCCACAATctataatacaaaatttgtattttgaattgagATGTATTATGGAGTGTACAATCTGAAACACACAATTATACTTTCAGATTCTATAATTCGTGAATTTCAAATTCTATAACTCGTGAAGTCTTTCATattctgaaattaaaaaaaatatttaataaaaaatatcaaaggtGAGTATTTTTAAAGAATGTGGTATAGGAAGAAAGTCATGGAGTTGCAAGAAAAAAACTTCCATCAATACCTAATTCATAACACATCCATAAAATTTGGTAAAgttcaatgatttttttatatttaataatattttttgtctttataaaatacataaattatttcaatttcaatattcatatATAATGTAATAGTCAAATCTaactcattttattataaaaattaaatgtaatattatatatacataattaatatatatatatatatattaatttatattatttaattagaataataatttattagtaccattaaaatttaaaatttattaaaaataataatattgtaatattttttaatccatATTGAGTTtcataataatgatattataaCACAATTTAACTAACTAATTTATCTAAATAACTCAATCatataaaatcatataaaatcaGCTAAAGAGATTGAgatttgcacctacttatatactatttaaaatttatatttaaaaaattatttttttatggaaatGCAGACGAGCTAATGCGCCATCCCTAGTTTCAGCAATGCCTATATTCTGGTTTTTTATACATAGGGTAGGAAGCCCCCATGTTTGTAGTGCTTCTGTtaggtttttttattttttggaaatttttCATGTGAAAAACGATCTATAATTTTCTGACTCAGCTTTGGATTAAAACTTTTCATGTGTATCTTCCTGGATTTTCATTGCAGTAATGTTTGTCCAATGAATGTGGCAAAGATAGCTTCACTTACATAAGAATATAAGATTGCGAAATATAATTCAAAGTACACTTACATGTCATGTGTATCATTAAAAAAGCAATGAATGAGGTGAGTGAGGGACAGCCTTAaacaattgaatttttttttcaaacttatCTGCTACCTACCACTGAGAAATTATTATGAAATATGAAAGGAACCTGATTCTAAGACCCAATTTGGAGTATTGAAAGGAAAGGTAGTTGAGAAAATCAACTTGTGCTAGTCTCACAGACAAGTAAAGCATGAGTAtcttaattatttgataaaataactaaGAGGGTATGCAACTTTATGTATCTAATCTAATTATAGTTATGAtttcaaatttagaatatttagtgtagttaataataaatgtattcTTAGTTGAGTgtgtaatttttctttttttcttgtatatTTCTTTCCATATATTAGAATGTCCCTCTTATCTTTCTTGTATTTAATCTTGTTATTGACCTAtttcagaaataaaaattaatgactCCGTATCTCTTGATTTATGTTAATAGAGGGATTAATGTCTTTCGATATAAGTATCGAGAATTAATAACTTTAAATCACAGTATCAAAATACGATATACTTATTCATCAAATCAATCCATAATACTACAACATGGTTATTGTAAGCATTGCAGTTTCTGTCTGCTATGAGAGATTGACAGGTCTGGGTCcttcaacatttattttgatGTCAAATCTGCCAAAGCAAGAAGATGATTCATGCAAGTGACTTGGCCAACAAATGACCACCTCATCACTTGCTCTAGATTCAATCTCAAAAGCTCTAAAATCAATGCAAAGAAAATGAGGAGGTCTATTATGCAGTGACTAACTCTGCTGATAAATGGGCCTCACAATAGTCACATCAACATTAAAAACCATATCAACAAGTTCAGTTCATGCCATAAGTAGCTTCTCTAGCCTTTGCTTGGAAAGGATAATGGAATGTAGAACAATGAATgaagaaatattaaaaagtaaaactgTTTGAATTACTATAAAATGAGTAGAAACTTATGAAGAAATTGTTGATAAATGTAATTAATTTGATAGAACTGAATAGAGTTGTTCAATGCTTTTTAAAGTATGAATtgtctttcttctctttcttaaaatttaaagattGTATCAAAGAAAATTGGTGAAAGAAGAAGGTTTCAAATTTGTGAAAAAATCACTTATATCGAAAACAAATTGAGGACAACTAAGGGTAATTTGGAGAAGAGAAAACTCATTTCGCTGCTGAAAAATTCAAGGTGGAATCTACCATTATTTGTGTGTGCTTTTTTATTGATCTAAACACAATTGTATCTCTCAAATTACCCTTATTCCATTGTCTGAATGATTGCATGTGTTGATCGAAAGGAAGCATGAATGTTTATACTAAGTCTGAGGAGTGAATATCCATGTTACAAATTTGGTTAAATTCTTTATATCAGcactttttgtttattttatttctatcttTTTATTCATCAAGTCATAATGCATATCATATTCAAACTTTTCtctattctttctctttctcttcatGAAGTATAGAATGACATGGATGGTTGTGGAATGTTCAAATAGAAATGGTCTGGTTTTGTCACCTTACCTAGTTGTTCTCTTTCTTGATTCGGTCATGGAAGAGTTTCCTTCTGCTATAGAGGTATAATATTCCCTCTGCAACtgtgttttctattttttggtAATTAAGAATCCCGAATGGTGTTTTAGGGTCAACTTAGTACACCCCAACAGCTGCATTACCTACCTGGTCAGTAGTCATCAATGTAACAATTCTGGATTCGTTTGCAGTATTGGTTGAATGCTTCAGGATTGTGCTGCTTTTTATACTTTCTATTTACTCCTACCTACTTTCAGGAACCCAGACTTAAAATATTGCTCTAGCTGGTCATTCTCACTGGTTTGGTTTATGAATATAGCCATAGGTTTTGGACCTGAAATGTTGGATAAAGTGCAATCAGTGTAGGAGTGACATCCAATAGAGTTTAAGAGGATGTAAAAGTATTAAAATCATGAGACTATTAAAACAATCAGATAAGTGATATATTAACAACTTGCATGAAGTAGTGACAAAAATACATTTTCTTAATATCATGAATCACAGGTTGTATACTGTAACAGTTGTCAATGTATCATTATTGAAACAGCTAAGTTGAGTGAAGACTTGAAATACCATACTTGCTCGTATTCTAGAAAGGCTCAACATTAGTCTTGCTATATATCATACACAATTAACCAACTATCAGTCTACAACTTAAAGAACTTTTCCTTATTTTATATTGGGGTTTTGTTAAAACTTTGTCCAACGTAGGTGTTGGAAGAAAACTACCATCTTTAGTTTGTGAGATGGGAAGATTGATGTAGTCAAGAATAAACCGTCTTCTTCAATTGTCTGACATTCATATATTCTGAAATTGGATTCAACGTGGTTTTGTTTAAATACTTCTTCAACTTGTTTAGAAAATCATATGTAGTTGGGAACAACTGGTATAAACAAAATAATCTTTCAAATTAACTTTGGTAGAATCGACTACTAGCTGAACTGTCTAAGAAGTGATAATAGCAAGTCATTTTTCCCTCCTTGTTCGATTTATAGATAATTCCCATCGCTTACGATACTTATTATGATGTGGAATATAGTTTGTGATGAGAGAAAAACTCAGACTAGGAGTCTGAATCTACATATAATGTATTAAGTAGCTTGAGAACTGGAGATCGTTGCATCCCTTTTTTATTAATCTTTCTGGTATAAAAAGGGAGAAGCAGTGTTCCAAATAGAGTTGCTAAATGAAAAGGAGATATTGTATTATCAATAGAATTGCACTTTTTGAAGCAAAGTTTTTGTTTGCTTTTGTATGCTATGGAAAATTCGCAAGAACTTAACCGAAACTTGATTTTAACTATCCTAGTTTACCTCGATGCAGAAGAATAGAAAAGCTTGATCCGAGCCTGATCAGCAAATGCATAATCAGCTAGACTTGCTATCATGAGTGGAGTTTGATTCCCACTAAAAGGATTGCCTAAATTGAGGAATATGTCTCAATGTCCTATGTTGTATTTACATAGAGATCCTATGCTCTAAACATGATTCATCTATAGAAAACTTGACACCGACTTAAATACAGTTCACTCATTTTCTATACTCAATTATTGTGCAACATTTTTCCTGAGATTGCGGCAACTAGTGCTGCTCTGAAGTTAGGATCCTTAGTCAAGGAAGTGGCCATCTGTTCTACCAAAACCTGAGGGACTTCTGGTGCATCAATTTTGGGAGTTGCATTCTTGGAATCGCTGCT includes:
- the LOC137836073 gene encoding 3-isopropylmalate dehydrogenase 2, chloroplastic-like, which translates into the protein MAASLQLLQFKPLKPSLSFSLRRFTPLSCSGAPPPSKSPRSYTITLLPGDGIGPEVISVAKDVLLLAGSLEGIKYDFRERLIGGAALDATGVPLPDETLSAAKESDAVLLGAVGGYKWDNNEKHLKPETALLGLRKELQVFANLRPASVFPQLVDASTLKREVAEGVDLMVVRELTGGIYFGKPRGFDTNENGEEIGFNTEIYAAHEIDRIAHAAFKIARKRSGKLCSVDKANVLEASMLWRKRVTAIAQEYPDVELSHMYVDNASMQLIRNPKQFDTIVTNNIFGDILSDEASMITGSIGMLPSASLGASGPGLFEPIHGSAPDIAGQDKANPFATVLSAAMLLKYGLEEEKAAQRIENAVLDTLNRGFRTGDIYSTGTKLVGCKQLGEEIMKSVESNVPAGATV
- the LOC137836075 gene encoding ACT domain-containing protein ACR11-like isoform X1 — encoded protein: MAVAMAPCSLGLHLGAEKTTVFKPSSVSDVAKLCYITHKTRLSSSGITIIPRASTVTGTVEDGSQGEADTIPTPIVIIDQDSDPDATVVEITFGDRLGALLDTMNALKNLGLNVVKANVFLDSSGKHNKFSITKADSGRKVEDPELLEAIRLTILNQMIQYHPESSAQLALGAAFGLVAPLQQVDVEIATHITIFDDGPDRSLLYVETADRPGLLVDLVKIITDINIAVESGEFDTEGLLAKAKFHVNYKDKALIKPLQQVLVNSLRYFLRRPTTEESSF
- the LOC137836075 gene encoding ACT domain-containing protein ACR11-like isoform X2, coding for MLHYSQNKDGSQGEADTIPTPIVIIDQDSDPDATVVEITFGDRLGALLDTMNALKNLGLNVVKANVFLDSSGKHNKFSITKADSGRKVEDPELLEAIRLTILNQMIQYHPESSAQLALGAAFGLVAPLQQVDVEIATHITIFDDGPDRSLLYVETADRPGLLVDLVKIITDINIAVESGEFDTEGLLAKAKFHVNYKDKALIKPLQQVLVNSLRYFLRRPTTEESSF